The genomic region CATTCTTAGAATCTTTCAACAAGAGTCCGGCGCTTCCTCGAAAATGGAAGTTCTGCTGGGACGGGAAAACGATTCGTTTTCTCTCTAAGGTTTCTTAATTTTTTTCGATCGATTCTCCTTTAAGAATTCTTCTAAAAAGAATTTGAGGATTCTTATTCTCCGCTTTGAAAAAAATTTTCTTTTAATTCAATCGATTTGAGTTATGCTGGATCGGCTATGCACACAGAGATGGGACAACAAAAAAAAACTGCTAGCGATACTCTTGCGGATAAACGTTTCTATAAACGATTTCGGAAGAACAACCTAGTGAAGATGGTTCTTGGTAAGAATGAGATTTTGGGAAATCTCGAAGATATTAGTATGATCGGAGCTTCAATCAGTTCGAGAGAAGAAATTCTTT from Leptospira kmetyi serovar Malaysia str. Bejo-Iso9 harbors:
- a CDS encoding PilZ domain-containing protein; the protein is MHTEMGQQKKTASDTLADKRFYKRFRKNNLVKMVLGKNEILGNLEDISMIGASISSREEILLGERVKFMSPILSVEIEADIIRRDLIQEKYKYGLVFHDLSDAAIVEILNKIASTD